A DNA window from Strix aluco isolate bStrAlu1 chromosome 6, bStrAlu1.hap1, whole genome shotgun sequence contains the following coding sequences:
- the NDUFB3 gene encoding NADH dehydrogenase [ubiquinone] 1 beta subcomplex subunit 3 gives MGHGNEHGHGHSKMELPDYRQWKIEGTPLEKVQERLAKRGLRDPWARNEAWRYMGGFAKPATLTEVFTRGLKWGFAAFVIALGIEYTLFPPKKNGGHH, from the exons ATGGGGCATGGAAATGAACATGGGCATGGCCATAGCAAAATGGAACTCCCCGACTACAGGCAGTGGAAGATAGAAGGTACTCCACTAGAGAAGGTCCAGGAAAGGCTAGCTAAACGGGGTCTTAGGGATCCGTGGGCTCG tAATGAAGCCTGGAGATACATGGGTGGCTTTGCAAAACCTGCCACCTTAACAGAAGTCTTTACTAGGGGACTCAAGTGGGGATTTGCAGCTTTCGTCATAGCTCTTGGCATTGAATATACACTGTTTCCTCCAAAGAAGAATGGAGGCCATCACTGA